The Venturia canescens isolate UGA chromosome 4, ASM1945775v1, whole genome shotgun sequence genomic interval CGATGAATttcctagaaaaaaaaaaaaaaaaaaaaaaaatagttacaGTTCCGAACTTTGCAATGTACTGTTAGATGCTAGGCTCGAGTTGAAATGTGCTCGAAAGACCGAGCGAAATTGTCGAAGCTCTCgcgctttttttattcatatttaccAGCTTTCACTTGCTctggaaaaacatgaaaacatACGTTCGCTTTCGTTCGGCACAGAGTCGGAAGCGATTCGTGGGTGCCCCTAAAACCGAGAATTATTTATCCCATATGTATTCGTACGAATATATTATtagatttttaatttcgtttgtttttatttatatttttctacagCCGAGGCCGACCGCAAGTTAACCGTGGCACCGCACCACCGTAAGTAGCAACATCATCGCGTCTACGTGATCGCTGTGCACAGTGatattattaagaaaatcAGAAACGTCCAGAAATCACACAGCGCGCAAGCGCCAAATTAGTCATTAATCTTCCCATTTTCCAATCGGCAAAATACGCGCGCTACAGATTTATTATCCTTCATCAACCTTTACTACAGCGTTGAGATCATAACGGTATTCTCGCGCTTTAATTGCCTCTTTTTCTCCCCATACACACGGATTTGTAGACGGAAATCTGTGTTTAAGCAAAAGAGTCTGTTAATTTTGCGCAGTAcgcagaatttcaaaattttacttcaATTGTACTCCAATTACTGTCCAcacgttttcttcgttttctcgttctctctcgctGTCCTAACGCCCAGAGAATTTGTATCGAGTCGGaggaaaatttgtttaaaaaatataaaactgaGTTTCGTTGTGATGAAAGCTCTCTGGAAAACTCTAATTTGTCGGAAAGTAATGCTGCATGCATTTTGAAACTCCGCAATCTCTGCCAATAATCATTTACTACTGTCCTTTCTCAAACAACGTTAAACACTAATTTTGCTTTCTCGACATCATTCCGTCCATCATTATCGACGCTATTCACTCATTAtcgtcgtttttttactttcctaTCTTTTTACAACGTGTACTTATACGAgattcacgtttttcatgaTTCAGGCGATTGCGTCCAACGCTCAAGCCGTCAACGGCAATCGTAGCCAAAGCCCAAGAATACGTGGACATCTACAGATATCCACCTGTCAGACCTGGACCAATTTATCCAACTCCGACTGTCGACAAACCTGCAGCCAAGTGTCGCAAGGACGTTTGTCTACTTCCCGATTGCAATTGCGGAGGCACCGATATTCCTGGTAAGATATTCGTCCAgtaataactaaaaaacttttttttatcaattctcaCAATCTATTGTTACCGGGAGGCCTTAATTTTATGTCCCGTTTTTAAAAGCGAaggaacagatttttttttcttagtgaAAAAACTGTCGCTAAAGTTTCATCGTAAATGGCTCTAAGCTGGAAAAGCTCGTGGAAAATTTGCTGAAGGATTGACGACCCCGGGGCGTTGAATCGAACGCTTAAAAAAGTATAAACTCGTCCACGCTCCTCGAAATCTCGacgagagtttttttaacgACGAGTATGTCGCAACGTTCGCGTCAATGGACGAGACACGCGTACGATCGGGCTTTCGCTATAAATTCAATGCTCCGGTATTTGTCTCAAACTGTAAAGAAAgttccgaaaaaaatgattacaaaatccccggcttataacgttcgATGTCGCTGTACATTTGTTTGTATTCGCACTTATCGAGAGTCGGAAATTCGAAACCGCAAACGTTGCCATTGGATCGTGAGGTCACACTCCGATGACCATTCTCCGGGACTCACATTTATTCCCACGAGGACAATAATCGATGATTTTTAAGTCCCCAGGGACTTGAATACCCCATGAATCGtcgttcatttttctctctgctCGCATAAGTTTGACTCAAAAAGTTTGACCTCAAAAATATCCGGCGGTTTACGCGTCGTTTACGAGCAGCGAATTTCGTGATGCAATTCATATATCAAATGGGCGCTTTCCGAAGGTTGATTTTTAACGATCGAATTTATCAACCGAATCGAACCCGGTCAGAATATAAGGCTTGCAACGTTCTCATGCAGAGATATACTTTCACCGATTCTAACGTTACATACGCATTACGCTCGATGGGCGTTCGAAAGTGAAACAGATCCGCGTTTCGCCCGGTCAGCGAGATCGTACCTCTGCCAACGCAGACCAAACGCTCATTTCGATGCACGACGCGTGTTTTGTTTTAAGCACGTATACCTAGAGGATGTCCCGACTGTGAATTCCGGTGCTCGGAGGGTGAAAAGATCGCGAAAATCTGAAGCGGGGCGTCCTTAAGTTTGGGGAGGTTTGTTGGAAAGTCAATTCACATTCATTGATTAAAGCGATTTCGAAGTttcagtaaaaaatttaaatttttcctgAGTACCGTATAGGAAGCCCTCgtaaaaagttgtttttttctcataaagtgtcaaaaatatATTCGTGACCGATATTCGAGACACCCTGTACCTCAATTCTGTGTTTGGTGCGTTAGGCACGTGTGTTTGACGTTTGGAGTTTCGAGTCACGTGCATCGAGAACGGAGAACGAAAGCAAACGTTCCAAGATCAACCGGAAGTTCGATTCCACTCGATCGAGCACTATTGCACCGATCCAAAatcgagaaaagaaataaCAGCCACAAGCGcgttacaaaatttttatattttcacaaaGTATACGTAATCGCCACGACGTTAAATTTTTAACATCGCGAGACAATAGTCGAGCCCGGACAATTACAAATGGTTACGTACACCGTACATACAAAATAATGAGTCGATTTACGAGGTTTTAAACTGTTGACTTTAAAAACCGTTCGCAGTCGTTCAGAAATCGAACGCTAATGATcgatcaagttttttttttattgcttttcGCTCGAGACAGCTCGCACTCTTGTCTCAAAATTTCCAACGAAGAATTTCTCTCCAAGATTATAACGATTTTATAACTCGTTTTATCGCTTGACCAAGTTTTActgttatttttaaatttcattttctaaaTCTGCACATTCGAGAGCTTGCAACACCCTGCAACACCCACGTTAGTttgggattgaaaaaaaataatttttataaataagcTTAAATGAACTTTATTCTCAAGGCTTGCACAAAAACGAAAAGGTCGAATAGAATCGAATAACCAAATCAgttctcgaaattttcatcacgACGCACGATCTCACGAATAATAATGAAGATAAAAAGTCATATCGATGCTACGAAATCTCAGGTGGAATACCGGTGGAAAAAACACCTCAAATAGTGCTACTGACGTTCGACGATGCCGTAAACGATCTTAACAAACAGCTGTATGAGGATTTGTTCGAAAGAGGTAGAAAAAATCCGAACGGTTGTCCTATCAGTTCGACTCTCTATGTGTCACACGAATGGACCGATTATAGTCAGGTACAGAATTTGTACGCCGATGGACACGAGCTCGCGTCCCACACAGTCTCGTAAGTCGATCTCAATGAGTTCAAACTACGGAGATCGATACAGCGAGAGTTTGAGCACATTAATGcgcatcaattattttcaattgataatCTCAATGCGTTTTCTATCATTTCAAACATGGCTGATTGTGCAGGGATTTTATTTTGAGCTCTGTGcgaattttcctctttattttcatcgctatttatgattttgtttaCGAATATCGTTGCCAGTTCGATTCGTCATGGAACGGCCTTTACATCGCATACCACTAATGCTGAGcactaacaaaatttttgttttctttttctttctctctctctctctctctctctctctctcaatctcATACTTTTTCATTCTATCCTGTGCACACAAAAAACATGTAATTTTGCAATATCGTCGCCTCACCTCATCGCCCATTCCCATCGCGCTTTCAACGATCGCAAAACACTCGAAATCTCGACACATCAATCCCCAAATCACGAACGATCGAAACACTCTCATACGAAAATCTACACACGATGGGGGACAAAAATACACACCGGGATCGAAACCCCTCCGCCTGCTCCAATCGTCCTTCGAACAATATTCAATCTTCCTCTCCTCGTCCAACAAAAACAGGTGATTATTTGCCGGAGGAGATCCCGCAAATCGTTCTCTTAACGTTCGACGATTCCGTAAACGACCTGAACAAGGGCCTGTACGCCGATCTCTTTGAGAAGGGACGTAAAAACCCGAACGGCTGTCCCATCTCTGCGACGTTCTATGTCTCCCACGAATGGACCGATTACAGCCAAGTACAAAATCTCTATGCAACCGGTCACGAAATTGCCTCCCACACGGTTTCGTAAGTACCCACGAGTCCGGcaccttcttttttttctcgttttttttttgtacactcCGAAATCTTTTTCGACCGATTGGGACTATCATGACACGTGATTTTAAGgcattcctttcacgaacccgaatatctTACAAATAGTAACtcattttaaattacagtaaAGTAGAAGTGCATGCGAATTGATTGgccaaatttcaggtcaggttatcgaacatttaataaagaattcaAACTCGAaatatcgtaaaatttatacaggAGCTTACGCAGATTCCATCATCGCcgcacatttctattcaattattcacacactaaataattctaaattcctggtatacaaactgtctcgcggatagaaaaaaatgtaagacgataaaaatgaagggTTGCCGAAtccttaaaagagatattaacgataaaagttggaaaaatgatagAAGCAAATGCTTTTCCTATATaaccgcgacttctcagaggttacgAATCAGTCCAAACttcgagtgccccaatttgcgccaccaaaaaaaaacgctcgtgtgaaaggaatacctcaATTGGCGTTACGAAATGGTAGTTCACTGCTGACAACCGTTTttgttgtgatttttttttttttttcgaataaaaaacttaCGAACATTCGATCAATCATTTTCACGCATCAAGTCAAGCTAAAGTACGTACTTTCATGATGTTTTCTCGTTTGCGTAGAAACTAATTTATTCATGGCTTTTTCTATCGGTAATTTCTATCGTTCTCTCTCGACTCATTGTCCGCTTCATCAATAATTATGTGTACGCTTCGTGCTCGCTCTTTGAGATCTCGTTCGAAAGTTTGTTATGTAtaatttgagattttcgacGATTGAACTCTGACAGAGGTCTTCGTTGTAATTGGAAAGTATGCACTCTCCGATTCATCGTTGATTGATGGGAGAAATAATAAGTTTTTCGAGTTCaatcgttgaaaataaatgCTCGAAGTTTTGGGACTAATGGctcgtttggaaaaaaaaattagtcacaGTTTCGGTGAACAATTCTCGGCGAGAAAATGGGCTCGTGAAGTTGCCGGACAACGCGAGATTTTGGCCGCTTACGGAGGCGTCAAGTTGGAAGATGTGAGAGGAATGAGAGCGCCCTTCCTCTCGGTCGGCGGTAACAATATGTTCAAAATGCTTTGGGACACCAACTTCACCTACGACTCGTCCATGCCGATCTACGAGAATCGACCTCCGAGCTGGCCCTACACACTCGATTACAAATTATTCCACGATTGCATGATTCCTCCATGTCCGACGAGATCTTATCCAGGACTGTGGGAAGTTCCTATGGTCATGTGGCAGGACCTCAACGGAGGCAGATGCTCCATGGGCGACGCCTGCAGCAATCCACCGACCTCCGATGGCGTCTACAAAATGTTGatcaaaaatttcgaaaggcACTACACCACCAACAGGTTGCTTACTCCTTCGTTATTTCAGTACTCACGAGACACGCAAAATATCagaggaaaaatattctcgttttttatgTCACTtggatacaaattttcatgaaaatcccCGCGGAAATTTCAATTCCACGAAAACAGCGTGGCAACGAAAAGAATTGTAAAATTCTATCGGTTTGTCATCACCTTCTGTATGACAATTTACAAAATTATGATTTTGGACTTAAAAATGGATCATATTTGACTCGAATATTCACGATAAATGATTGTGCTCTTGTTTGAATTTCTAACGAAATATTTGCTCCGGAAATGTGCTAATTTGAATCCAAGTTCCATCCGAAAGTTAAGAAATTTAAcgacaaattattttttctcgatttggGTCGCATTTATAAAGCAAcgagtttttttaactttttactttttcacactcgttttGAATTCTACTGTGCAATTTTGGAAAAGTTCAATGACGATATTccacaaaaattgtcaagTCTGTAAAGTATTTTTAcattaaatttccaaattttcttgttcattttcattttatttttctttttccttccacTACACTGCAATATTCCATGTGAGAAGGGAACAAATGgtataaaattgttttatttcctGCAGAGCACCATTCGGTCTTTTCTATCACGCTGCTTGGTTCACTCAACCCCATCACAAAGAAGGTTTCATTTCTTTCTTGGATACGATCGTAGCCATGGATGATGTTTGGGTCGTCACCAACTGGCAGGCGCTCCAATGGGTCAGGAATCCAACCCCGATCGAGCTTCTCGACAGATTTGAGCCTTTCGGCTGCAATTATCCCGTGAGTTATTAACTCTTCGTTCGCGTTGCAATAAGAATCGGAAAATCTTGCAAGTTTTCAGCGCGAATCGgtacaaaaatgataaaagtgaCTCTGGATCTAAAAATCAATTAGAAATGCTTTGACTACAGATTCGAATGtttttataacattttttatgatcTCAAAAACCTTAACTGCGTCCTTAAATGAAGCCTTAAAATATTGCTGTACTTTTGTAATTTGGAAATGCTGGTGCTTAATTAAGCTAATCcggtttttcgttttcgttttgaaATTACAGGACCGACCGAAAAAGTGTAACAACCCAAAAGTGTGCAATTTGTGGCACAAAAGTGGTGTGAGATACATGAAGACGTGCCAGCCTTGTCCGGACATATATCCATGGACGGGAAAAACGGGAATTCGAAGCAGTCGTATCGACAATgagattgaaaattgaaatcgaGGAGGAGGCGGATTCAGCTGAGTCCGGACGAGATAAATAtcagaaatgaagaaaaaaaatcacaaacaaatgaaaaacccACCaggaattttaattaaatacgATCCTTACGATCTGAATTATAAACTATTTTCAGCCTTCTATTCATATGTATCTAAGTGCGTTTTTAGTCGCTCGTCAACTGCGGtcactgttaaaaaaaaaaaatgaaaaaaattgagaaaaaaaaaagaaaaaactgtgATGAACCGAAAACAGGATCAGAAGAAGTAGGATATTTTTGTATTGTTTCCTGTTTCCGGTTCGTACTCGTGGCTCGCAATTGTAAGTATTAAATGCGACTTTAAGAGCAAGTTTTGAGCTCCTTTAAAATTAGtataaaaaagttaaaaaattaaatctcaAGCAAAATCTTAAAAAGATCGATATTGTGAAGGATTCGAAGGctaaaattgtacataaaatTCCATGTCTTTTTATACAACGATAAACTATCAGGAAAAAACAACGTGGCTGCCAATTTTTTACGATCGCATATTAACTTATTTTATCCAACGAGaccaacatttcgaaaaatcacgCGCTTCCTATTTCCAACAGGACTTATTTTTTGCCAATTGTATAGAAGAAATGagacaacttttattttaattttcgagCGCAATTGAAACTGCAGGTTTCGAACTGGCCGTGAAACGAATAGAACGTTGGTCCTCGCAACTAGAGTCGAACGAggttcgagagaaaaaaagtatctGCGCAATCAACGATTTTATAAATTATGGAGATCCAATCAAGAGTTACGAAAATActagaaaatttgtaaattatgcattgattaattgtaaaaataaacgtATCTTATTAtacttataaaaaaatgttcattctcGAGCGAGCGATTCGTTACTGCTTGaaattcaacttttctttaCCTCTTACGACTGCTTAGAAATTCGTAAGttaaaaagtattgaaaatatttatttataatcataaataattaataatcacGTACTTATTTCCTTTTCAATCCTTACGCTGAAAGTTTCAGAATTCTTTGTAAAAAAGATTTCGACCAAAGTATTTACCAAACGTCATACAGTTTTGCAGTTCATTCGGCCCGACTGTACGCAAAGTAGCCGAGGCGTATTCACACTCTCACCCGGAGATCACTGAATCTATTCCAGTGTAGAATCAATGAGAGAGTACGGCAGTGACAATTTCGTATCTCTTTgtgaacgaaatattttttttcttcataccttCGGAGAATATTCAACCTCCCGTTTCACAAAAGTCATATTTTCTGCGAAAGGGCGGTAAAAATTGCATACAAGGGAGTGAGAGAAAACCACTTACAGCCCTGACGAACTCACGGTTCTTCCCTCCCCAGGTGCGTGGGATACTGTTTTAGATCAAATATGAATTATCGATTAAGTCCCACTCGGCAAGTTCGCGTGTCTAACAGATGAAACtgcctccatttttttcctatacaAAGTTTTTCACAAGTTCCCTCGGATAAGATTGCTCACCAATCAGAGGAAAGAGAGTTCTGACGATTTTGCATAACGTCTGTAAAAACGGTTCGTCGTCACGAGCCAGACCTTATCTGAACGAGGCTCATATCACTTCGACTACCTCCAGCCACGATGAATCATGACTTTACTCATTGGGTTAGGGATCACACGAGGAAGAGTTGCTCGATGACGTTGATGGGTGAATGCTCGTTCAGCTCTCCTGTCAAAACGTCTGCCgaagaataaatttaattGCCACTCACTTCTCAATCCTATCGATCAGGCCTTTCAGAACTATTTTGTAATCATCTTAGCCGAAATCTTAACGGTCAAGAAAAAACCGTGATTTTTCACAATACTGTTTAATCCGGTTAAGAACCGAGATGATACTGAACAGAACTTTGATCTTGcgataaaaaaagtattttgtagagaaagaaagaaagaaagaaagaaagaaagaaagtcgCTGATCAACAGTGGCAGGAAAGGGATTGTTTTGATTTCTTGATGTTTTTGCTCAACGTAATTTTACTGCACTAAAGTTTTACATTAGCAATTTGTCGTTAGTCGTTATGTACAAAAGTACCTTTACTGATGTATTTAACGTTTCACATTCTCGGTCGACATTTTATTATGAATTCTCAAGATGAGGTTCATGAATGCAGACGAAAGAAAGTGGTGGAACGAGTTGACTTTATTGCAAAGACCTGAGTACGGTGAAATATGACATTGCTGTTTTCATAACCGTGGTAAAAGTTTCGAGAGACACCGGGAACAATTTACCCGCCGTCAAGTAGCAAGGTTTCGAACTCCGCATCATCATCAGTGTGAAAAGCTTGCGCGATCGTAACGAAGAGCAGTACCATTGGGCCTTATATCTGAAAGCGCGAATTGTCAATgtaagtaaaaaattaaatcgtttATGGGTTcctttgagataaaattattctTACGTGGCAGTAATGATCTCTTGGCTGTGATCTATCAATAATTGGCCATGCCAACAACCGAAGAAAGCATGCATTATTTGCCCCATGAGATAAATATTGTATCTTATGAATAAGCTTGGATCATCTTTTTTCGTAACTGTCTGAAGTAATTGGAAGAAAATCGGCgatttaaattgaattttgctatAACCGTCATGGCACGAGTAGGCACACAGATTTTGGGATTGATCAGATCGAACGGATCGCAGAACTTACCTGTACACCAACGAAGctaatgagaaaaatgttaaGTCCTATGGTGCCAAAAAAGTAAAACGTGTACGTGGATTCCAGGTAATCGCAAAGTCTGTCAATGTCAAAAATTCGTCATTTGAGGAAATAACGATATGttataagttgaaaaattgaacctCAAATATGTGTTGTATACTCGATAACTTCTCTGTGCTTTTTGATACATTTGCGAACGTGCTCAAAGATGTAATCGTCATCCTTGCTCACGTAAAAGCTGTCGTCCTTATTCGTAACGGGATTCTCCAATTCATTTCTAAAAATTCAATATGCCAAAGAAATGATTTGTCcataggagaaaaaaaatggtccgATTTTCTTACCCTAGTTCGACGAAAATGGAGCAAACGTAATGCACGAAAGCACTGTACATAGTATCGCAGCCAGCAACAATCACCATCGAAATATTCGTAGTTACGAACCCGTGGAAAAATATCGGGACGTAATATTTATCTTGATCGATGAAGTAttccgttaaaaaaaaagtctcccGTGGTCGTGTTTCGTTAAGGGGCTTCACGACGTCGAGAAACACAGGCATCAGAGGCACGCAGACGTAGATCGAGCCCCCCACGATCATGTAAACTAGCAAATACAGACTCAATCAATCGACCGTTGCTTGAGAATCTCCAGTCCGAAATAGTGAGAATAACAGAATTTTGCTCCTCACGTGTGTATCCCGTAGCCAGGGCTTTACTCCGTTCCGCGTATCGGTGCAGGACTTTTGTtccatctttctcttttcGAGAACTCCAATCTCTGTTCATGTATGTCATGAACTTCACCAACTGTTTTACCAATTCATGCATACCAAATTCAGTAATAggtatatttatttaattaactcattatttattaattaacaattaataattcattttataatatccttatattataattataatattataatatataatgataataataaattattaatggATTAACTACtaattaaaaatgataaattaattaagtaataatataaaaataaaaaataaagtacCACAGAACACTTGATTCGTGAGCTGTCATCCGGCAATGAACTCCAAGGAGAGAATTTCATACGAAAAATTACTGCTCACTCTGATTCGAGTTTGATCTCCTAGATTTACTGGctcgaaaaaaaacctttcGTTATATCGACAAATCGTGCAAACAATTGAAGTTTTTGGCCATTCAAAGTTAGCAAACGATCGGAGTTAATTAACGAATTACATTTTGTTTTTGCGTGTGTTCAAAAGTGCCGAGCGATGGTGTTCCACGCCACAGAGCGCGAACAACCTCTCTCTGTGCTGGCTTCTGGGGATGAAATACTAACCTTGTTACCGTGGTAAGCAACGGTCGAACACTTCAATATATTCTGCACGTGAAGTCCGAGGGGCCCGATACATTCGACCACAATGTCCAGCCTATCGACCACATCGACGAATTTaatcacctgaattaaaaactttttttttgtacccCGAAATAACACAAGGACGAAATAGTATTGATCTGATATTTTGAAGATTTACAGACCTCTGGTATGATTATGGTCAGCATAAACATGACGATGCTCGTTCGTATGATTCGCTTCTGCCAAGGCGTTTGGAGCGGCCACTGACCGATGAACGACAACAATATTTTCGTCATCCTGTAGTACGACTtgtcaaataatttcatttttatcacttttcTATCACCTTTCGGAGTTCAACTCTGAACTAGAACTGACGGTCGAAACTATCCGGCCTGGCAACAACCGACGCGTCATCCTAATCGCTCCATTTGAAAGGAAACTTtatggaaggaaaattaaAGAGTTTTATTGAACTTGCAAAACAGCCTTCAATTTGTCGCACAAGAATGAAGCGGCGTACGATAATTGGGGACTTTCGACAACGCGTAGATCCCCCGAAGCATCGCTTTCTTATAAATtaactatttttctttgaagTACACCaccaatttcaaataattcgtGACATTTTATATTGACCACGACTTTACACGACAATTACCACGCACTTTACCCCGCGACGAACTTTTCTCCAGGCTTGTATATCTTTCCGAGCAATGTATAACTTTGTAAAATATACGTTTCTTTTATGAACGATTAGGAAGAAAGAAGAGGGGTGAAAAACGAATGTGGCAGACGCGTGCGCGCTGCCCCGGATACGATACCCTGTCACGATGCTCTAGCGAGCAAAGTTTAATCGCTGGAGATCAAATAAAGCGGCTGATGGTACGAAACTTCCTGTCGAAAGTTCTTTGTGTAATCGCTCGATAGGGTCAGTGGTAATTTGTTGAATATTGAATCGggagcaaatttttctgtaataataTTGACCAACGCTTGGATTCAAGgattttgttattttgtaTGATTCGTGCATTTTCAACCCTCGATCAAAAGTTCAACTAACTGGAATCAACTTTCCTCATTTCGGTACTAAAGTTGTGAGGAATTATTCCCTCTTCAACATCGATCGTGacagttttttctcagtgatTGATTCTCTTGGCTTATGTGTAAGGTAACTCCTgcgtactgcatgctagtcaaatgagtgctaaattttaaaaacccTTTtatagaccaagtttaacgtaccgattaaatgtattgttagtggatttgtattacagcatatcttattgagatgtaaaaatattaaaaacgctagttttgcaaaaccatcaactgataaatgcaaatttccacgctgacacattttcactggtatttttcaaagaattatctgcgtttttttatcgattttattgcaacgagtctcattttgttcgtcaactggtcttctatgaatccaccatgtacttgtttttaaacttgatcgtttcaccgtTGCAGCTAagtgttcattaagtgaaaaaactttttcattcataatttctgaaggaatgagttcaaagaaaaatctacgtggtgaattcgtagaggatcagttgaggaacaaaatgagtcTTGGtggaataaaatcggttaaaaaatacagatgattctttgaaaaatacctgtgaaaatgtgtcgtcatggaaa includes:
- the LOC122409223 gene encoding odorant receptor 13a-like yields the protein MKLFDKSYYRMTKILLSFIGQWPLQTPWQKRIIRTSIVMFMLTIIIPEVIKFVDVVDRLDIVVECIGPLGLHVQNILKCSTVAYHGNKLVKFMTYMNRDWSSRKEKDGTKVLHRYAERSKALATGYTLYMIVGGSIYVCVPLMPVFLDVVKPLNETRPRETFFLTEYFIDQDKYYVPIFFHGFVTTNISMVIVAGCDTMYSAFVHYVCSIFVELGNELENPVTNKDDSFYVSKDDDYIFEHVRKCIKKHREVIELCDYLESTYTFYFFGTIGLNIFLISFVGVQTVTKKDDPSLFIRYNIYLMGQIMHAFFGCWHGQLLIDHSQEIITATYKAQWYCSSLRSRKLFTLMMMRSSKPCYLTAGKLFPVSLETFTTVMKTAMSYFTVLRSLQ